From the Ascaphus truei isolate aAscTru1 chromosome 15, aAscTru1.hap1, whole genome shotgun sequence genome, one window contains:
- the LOC142466698 gene encoding uncharacterized protein LOC142466698 isoform X2 — translation MNEMKLKSQAPIIHPCQHCKVAFSSQDYLLKHLKLKHSNEYMEKMRTEQSCNIPINMTENASFNQSRQLINNITASHFKRYILAAGTGKDLGESGRSLTCLSDQNLQKRPQTVERPHVCGECGKGFKVLSSLRKHKRTHTGERPYVCGECGKGFCQLSNLDIHIRTHTGERPHVCGECGKGFSQLSHLNTHIRTHTGERPHVCGDCGKGFSALSSLIIHKRTHTGERPHVCGECGKGFSKLSSLIKHKRKHTGERPYACGECGKGFSQLSGLNIHQRTHTGVRPHICGECGKGFSASSTLDTHKRTHTGERPYVCGECGKGFGQLFSLNTHKMTHTGEKPHVCGECGKSFSNLSHLNSHNRTHTGERPYVCEECGKGFSDLSSLRTHKRTHTGERPHVCGECGKGFSDLSCLRTHKRTHTGERPYVCGECGKGFIDLSGLIRHKRTHTGERPYVCEECGKGFSDLSSLNKHKRRHTGERPHVCGNVGRDLVTYPA, via the coding sequence TAAAAAGCCAAGCACCAATAATCCATCCGTGCcaacactgcaaggttgcttttagcagtcaggattacctcctcaagCATCTGAAGCTCAAACACTCaaatgagtatatggaaaagatgaggacagaacaatcttgcaacattccaataaatatgacggaaaatgcatctttcaaccagtcaaggcaattaataaacaatataaCTGCTTCTcatttcaaaagatatatattagcTGCTGGcacaggaaaagatcttggagaaagtgggagGAGTCTGACTTGCTTATCAGACCAGAACCTACAGAAGAGACCACAGACCgtggagagaccgcatgtatgtggggaatgtgggaagggattcaaagtgttatccagcctgaggaaacacaagaggacacacacaggggagagaccgtatgtatgtggggaatgtgggaagggattttgtCAGTTATCCAACCTGGACATACAcataaggacacacacaggggagaggccgcatgtatgtggggaatgcgggaagggatttagtcagttatcccacctgaacacacacattaggacacacacaggggagagaccgcatgtatgtggggattgtgggaagggatttagtgcctTATCCAGCCTGatcatacacaagaggacacacacaggggagagaccgcatgtatgtggggaatgtgggaagggatttagtaagCTATCCAGCCTGATCAAACACAAGAggaaacacacaggggagagaccatatgcatgtggggaatgtgggaagggatttagtcagttatctgGCCTGAACATAcaccagaggacacacacaggggtgagaccgcatatatgtggggaatgtgggaagggatttagtgcatCATCCaccctggacacacacaagaggacacacacaggggagagaccgtatgtatgtggggagtgTGGGAAGGGATTTGGTCAGTTAttcagcctgaacacacacaagatgacacacacaggggagaaaccgcatgtatgtggggaatgtgggaagtcATTTAGTAATTTATCCCACTTGAACTCACATAAtaggacacatacaggggagagaccgtatgtatgtgaggaatgtgggaagggatttagtgacttatccagcctcaggacacacaagaggacacacacaggggagagaccgcatgtctgcggggaatgtgggaagggatttagtgacttatcctgCCTGaggacacacaagaggacacacacaggggagagaccgtatgtatgtggggaatgtgggaagggatttattgACTTATCCGGcctgatcagacacaagaggacacacacaggggagagaccgtatgtatgtgaggaatgtgggaagggatttagtgacttatccagcctgaacaaacacaagaggagacacacaggggagagaccgcatgtatgcgggaatgtgggaagggatttagtgacttatcctgCCTGA
- the LOC142466698 gene encoding uncharacterized protein LOC142466698 isoform X1, with translation MEMNMGKSLVSSGTLWKSNAPAQVKSQAPIIHPCQHCKVAFSSQDYLLKHLKLKHSNEYMEKMRTEQSCNIPINMTENASFNQSRQLINNITASHFKRYILAAGTGKDLGESGRSLTCLSDQNLQKRPQTVERPHVCGECGKGFKVLSSLRKHKRTHTGERPYVCGECGKGFCQLSNLDIHIRTHTGERPHVCGECGKGFSQLSHLNTHIRTHTGERPHVCGDCGKGFSALSSLIIHKRTHTGERPHVCGECGKGFSKLSSLIKHKRKHTGERPYACGECGKGFSQLSGLNIHQRTHTGVRPHICGECGKGFSASSTLDTHKRTHTGERPYVCGECGKGFGQLFSLNTHKMTHTGEKPHVCGECGKSFSNLSHLNSHNRTHTGERPYVCEECGKGFSDLSSLRTHKRTHTGERPHVCGECGKGFSDLSCLRTHKRTHTGERPYVCGECGKGFIDLSGLIRHKRTHTGERPYVCEECGKGFSDLSSLNKHKRRHTGERPHVCGNVGRDLVTYPA, from the coding sequence TAAAAAGCCAAGCACCAATAATCCATCCGTGCcaacactgcaaggttgcttttagcagtcaggattacctcctcaagCATCTGAAGCTCAAACACTCaaatgagtatatggaaaagatgaggacagaacaatcttgcaacattccaataaatatgacggaaaatgcatctttcaaccagtcaaggcaattaataaacaatataaCTGCTTCTcatttcaaaagatatatattagcTGCTGGcacaggaaaagatcttggagaaagtgggagGAGTCTGACTTGCTTATCAGACCAGAACCTACAGAAGAGACCACAGACCgtggagagaccgcatgtatgtggggaatgtgggaagggattcaaagtgttatccagcctgaggaaacacaagaggacacacacaggggagagaccgtatgtatgtggggaatgtgggaagggattttgtCAGTTATCCAACCTGGACATACAcataaggacacacacaggggagaggccgcatgtatgtggggaatgcgggaagggatttagtcagttatcccacctgaacacacacattaggacacacacaggggagagaccgcatgtatgtggggattgtgggaagggatttagtgcctTATCCAGCCTGatcatacacaagaggacacacacaggggagagaccgcatgtatgtggggaatgtgggaagggatttagtaagCTATCCAGCCTGATCAAACACAAGAggaaacacacaggggagagaccatatgcatgtggggaatgtgggaagggatttagtcagttatctgGCCTGAACATAcaccagaggacacacacaggggtgagaccgcatatatgtggggaatgtgggaagggatttagtgcatCATCCaccctggacacacacaagaggacacacacaggggagagaccgtatgtatgtggggagtgTGGGAAGGGATTTGGTCAGTTAttcagcctgaacacacacaagatgacacacacaggggagaaaccgcatgtatgtggggaatgtgggaagtcATTTAGTAATTTATCCCACTTGAACTCACATAAtaggacacatacaggggagagaccgtatgtatgtgaggaatgtgggaagggatttagtgacttatccagcctcaggacacacaagaggacacacacaggggagagaccgcatgtctgcggggaatgtgggaagggatttagtgacttatcctgCCTGaggacacacaagaggacacacacaggggagagaccgtatgtatgtggggaatgtgggaagggatttattgACTTATCCGGcctgatcagacacaagaggacacacacaggggagagaccgtatgtatgtgaggaatgtgggaagggatttagtgacttatccagcctgaacaaacacaagaggagacacacaggggagagaccgcatgtatgcgggaatgtgggaagggatttagtgacttatcctgCCTGA
- the LOC142466698 gene encoding uncharacterized protein LOC142466698 isoform X3, with the protein MEKMRTEQSCNIPINMTENASFNQSRQLINNITASHFKRYILAAGTGKDLGESGRSLTCLSDQNLQKRPQTVERPHVCGECGKGFKVLSSLRKHKRTHTGERPYVCGECGKGFCQLSNLDIHIRTHTGERPHVCGECGKGFSQLSHLNTHIRTHTGERPHVCGDCGKGFSALSSLIIHKRTHTGERPHVCGECGKGFSKLSSLIKHKRKHTGERPYACGECGKGFSQLSGLNIHQRTHTGVRPHICGECGKGFSASSTLDTHKRTHTGERPYVCGECGKGFGQLFSLNTHKMTHTGEKPHVCGECGKSFSNLSHLNSHNRTHTGERPYVCEECGKGFSDLSSLRTHKRTHTGERPHVCGECGKGFSDLSCLRTHKRTHTGERPYVCGECGKGFIDLSGLIRHKRTHTGERPYVCEECGKGFSDLSSLNKHKRRHTGERPHVCGNVGRDLVTYPA; encoded by the coding sequence atggaaaagatgaggacagaacaatcttgcaacattccaataaatatgacggaaaatgcatctttcaaccagtcaaggcaattaataaacaatataaCTGCTTCTcatttcaaaagatatatattagcTGCTGGcacaggaaaagatcttggagaaagtgggagGAGTCTGACTTGCTTATCAGACCAGAACCTACAGAAGAGACCACAGACCgtggagagaccgcatgtatgtggggaatgtgggaagggattcaaagtgttatccagcctgaggaaacacaagaggacacacacaggggagagaccgtatgtatgtggggaatgtgggaagggattttgtCAGTTATCCAACCTGGACATACAcataaggacacacacaggggagaggccgcatgtatgtggggaatgcgggaagggatttagtcagttatcccacctgaacacacacattaggacacacacaggggagagaccgcatgtatgtggggattgtgggaagggatttagtgcctTATCCAGCCTGatcatacacaagaggacacacacaggggagagaccgcatgtatgtggggaatgtgggaagggatttagtaagCTATCCAGCCTGATCAAACACAAGAggaaacacacaggggagagaccatatgcatgtggggaatgtgggaagggatttagtcagttatctgGCCTGAACATAcaccagaggacacacacaggggtgagaccgcatatatgtggggaatgtgggaagggatttagtgcatCATCCaccctggacacacacaagaggacacacacaggggagagaccgtatgtatgtggggagtgTGGGAAGGGATTTGGTCAGTTAttcagcctgaacacacacaagatgacacacacaggggagaaaccgcatgtatgtggggaatgtgggaagtcATTTAGTAATTTATCCCACTTGAACTCACATAAtaggacacatacaggggagagaccgtatgtatgtgaggaatgtgggaagggatttagtgacttatccagcctcaggacacacaagaggacacacacaggggagagaccgcatgtctgcggggaatgtgggaagggatttagtgacttatcctgCCTGaggacacacaagaggacacacacaggggagagaccgtatgtatgtggggaatgtgggaagggatttattgACTTATCCGGcctgatcagacacaagaggacacacacaggggagagaccgtatgtatgtgaggaatgtgggaagggatttagtgacttatccagcctgaacaaacacaagaggagacacacaggggagagaccgcatgtatgcgggaatgtgggaagggatttagtgacttatcctgCCTGA